Below is a window of Lebetimonas sp. JH292 DNA.
CAGCTTCTTTTATTCCTTCTTCCGTCAATAAAACAACCTTGTCTTTTTCATCAACTTTAAAATGCTTATCTTTTACCATTTTTTTGGCAACCTCGTCTGCTTTTAAATAATCTTCAACCCTTTTATTAGCCGGTCCTGAAATAATAAGAGGGGTTCTTGCCTCATCAATTAAAATACTATCAACCTCATCCACTATGGCATAAAAATGTCCTCTTTGAACCTTATCATTTATATCAAAAACCATATTGTCTCTTAAATAATCAAATCCGAATTCCGAATTGGTACCGTAAGTAACATCACATTCATAGGCCTTTTTTCTTTCACTTTCCTCCATTCCTGAAATTACAACACCTGTAGTTAATCCAAAAAATGAATAAAGCTCTCCCATCTGAGTGGCGTCCCTTTTTGCCAGATAATCATTTACTGTTACCACATGAACGCCCCTGCCAAGCATTGCATTAAGCACAACGGGAAGAGTTGCAACAAGGGTTTTACCCTCCCCCGTTTTCATTTCGGCAATTCTTCCTTCATGCAATACCATTCCCCCTACAAGCTGCACATCGAAATGCCTCATATTAAGTACTCTTTTACTTGCCTCCCGCACCATTGCAAATACATCATTTAAATATTTATCAAGCACAATATTTTTATCTTCTTTTTCCACCTCTTTTAACGCATTTTCTCTTATTTTATTAAATTCGTTTTTTATTTCTTCATCACTCATCTTTTGATATTTATCTTCTAATGCATTTATATCTTTTACTCTTTTAAAATATTTTTTTAGTTCCCTGTCGTTTTTTGTACCGAATATTTTCCTGAACACATGTTTTACCATTAAAAAAGCCTTTGCAAAGTTTTTTGTTATAATAACATATTCTTAAGTGAAAAGTTAAAAATGAAAAGTGAAAAATGTTTTTATGAAATACATTTTTATTAATTTTTATTATTACTATTTCAAATGCCCTAAATTTACCAAAAGAATTTAAAGCCAAATTCACCCAGTATATATATTCTAAAGACAAAAAATTAACTTATAAAGGAATAGTTATACTTAAAAACAATGAAATTTACTGGAAATACACATATCCTAATATTAAAGAGATATGGATTAAAGATAAAGTTTATATTTATGAGCCTGATTTAATGCAGGTTACTATTTCAAAAAAAGCGAAATTAAATCTTTTTAAGATATTAAAAAATGCTAAAAAACTTGATAAAAATTTATATGTTGCAATTAATAACAAAAAAGAGATATATTTTATTTATGATAAAACTCTTAAAAAAGCATGGTATACGGATGATATCGGAAACAAGGTTGAAATTTATTTTAAAAAAACAAATAAAAACATTTCTATTCCACCGCTTAATTTTCCAAAAGATATCGATATTATTTATCAGAATTAAGAAGCATAATATTTCTAAGTGATTTAATGTAACTTTTGGATAAATGCAGCATATTTATCATTATTGCGTTAATTTCGGCACTTACTTTTGAAGTTTTGGAAATCAGTTTGATTATATCGCTTGCCCTTTTATATGATTTGGCAATCTGGTCATATATATTTTCTATTTCCTCATACACATTTTCCCCGTTTAAATATTTTCTGAATAAAATTGTGGCTTTTAAAATCTGATATCTAATATTTTGTAAAAATTCTTCAAGCCCTTCTTCTTCATAAATTTTTTCAATATCTCCCAGCATATCTTTTATGGATTTTACAGCGGTAGCTAGATACATTGTTTTTTTAAACAGTTTTACAATATTTTCATCCTGATTCAGCTGTGATATAAATTTATAAATTTCCCCTTCTATTTCCCTGATTTCATTATACAGTTTATTAAAATCGACATCAATTAATTCGCTGTTTTCTTCTAAAATTTTATCTATAGACTTATCTGTTTTAGAAGGAGGGACAAATATCGCAAGAAGAGCGAAATTGCTGACTTTTTTGGCAAGCCTGTTTATTTCTTTGTTCAAAGCGTCGAGAGCTAAATTTAAAATATTAATGTCAACTGCATTTATATACTTAACAACACTTCTTTTTTTATCTTTTATTATTTTTTTAAGTAATTTTGAATAAAAATCAATAAAAGGAAACCATATAATTACGCCCAAAACATTAAATAACGTATGAAAAAATGCTATTTTTAAAACATTGTCCAGCCCGTTCGTAAAATAAAGGGTAATTTCAACCAGATATTTAATAAAAATAAAAGCAACCACCCCTACACTTATATTAAATAAAACATGAGCTAAAGCAAGCCTTTTTTTATCTGAATTTCCTTCAATAGAACCTATTACAGCGGTAACAGTAGTACCAATATTCGCACCTATTACAAAAGCGGCTGCCATTTTAAAATCAACCACACCGCTAAAAAGCGCACTCTGGATTATTGCAATAGAAGCAGAACTTGATTGAATAATTCCTGTTATTATAAAACCGACCAGTAAAAAAACAATTAAAGGATAATTCTTAAATTCGTTTATATCAATATTTTTAGAAAAACCCTCCATTGCATCTTTCATAATTTCAAGTCCGTAAAACAAAAGTCCTACAGCAAACACTAAAAGCAAAATTCTTTTTATTTTTTCATTT
It encodes the following:
- the lolA gene encoding LolA-like outer membrane lipoprotein chaperone translates to MSNALNLPKEFKAKFTQYIYSKDKKLTYKGIVILKNNEIYWKYTYPNIKEIWIKDKVYIYEPDLMQVTISKKAKLNLFKILKNAKKLDKNLYVAINNKKEIYFIYDKTLKKAWYTDDIGNKVEIYFKKTNKNISIPPLNFPKDIDIIYQN
- a CDS encoding Na/Pi cotransporter family protein, which encodes MLQALAGLGLFLFGIYLFEDILRKLSSKSFKEIINKLTGGKIKAFFSSIFFTALFQSSSFITLIILSLIGVGLINLENAVAVIFGANIGTTFTAWIVAVFGFEVNLTPLFYFFIGLGGFSILIENEKIKRILLLVFAVGLLFYGLEIMKDAMEGFSKNIDINEFKNYPLIVFLLVGFIITGIIQSSSASIAIIQSALFSGVVDFKMAAAFVIGANIGTTVTAVIGSIEGNSDKKRLALAHVLFNISVGVVAFIFIKYLVEITLYFTNGLDNVLKIAFFHTLFNVLGVIIWFPFIDFYSKLLKKIIKDKKRSVVKYINAVDINILNLALDALNKEINRLAKKVSNFALLAIFVPPSKTDKSIDKILEENSELIDVDFNKLYNEIREIEGEIYKFISQLNQDENIVKLFKKTMYLATAVKSIKDMLGDIEKIYEEEGLEEFLQNIRYQILKATILFRKYLNGENVYEEIENIYDQIAKSYKRASDIIKLISKTSKVSAEINAIMINMLHLSKSYIKSLRNIMLLNSDK